From the genome of Candidatus Edwardsbacteria bacterium:
TGACCAGCTTGGCCTTGCCGTCCACGATCTTCAATGCCCCCTCCACGCAGTTGGGGATGCATTGACCGCATCCGTTACACTTATCCTGATCTATCTGGACAATCTTGCGTTTCATGTTTTTTACTTCCTTAGGGATCAAATAAAGGTTGAAAGTTTAGCCAAGTTCAATTTATCATCCAGATCCTTCTGCAATTTCGTAAGAGCAGGATATATCGGGCAGACATGATGATTGCAACGCCCCTGGTTCATGCAGACGCTGACCGACAGGGCACCGTCCACCGCCGCGAAGATGTCCTTGACCAGTATTCTGCTTGCCGGCCTGCCCAAAAAAAGCCCGCCGGCTTTCCCTCGCTTGGTAGTCAATAGGCCGGATTTGGCCAGTTGCTGGGCGATCTTGGACATGAAGGCCGGGGTGGTCTTTAGCTGCTTGGCCAGGGCCGAGGCCGCCAGGGGCCGCCCTTTTTCCTGCCGGGCCAGAATGATCATGGCCTGCAGGGCATATTCGTTTCTTTTAGTGATCAGCATAATTGTTTTTATATATGACTAATTTAGTCCCATTATACATTAAAAAAAGGAAACTGTCAAGCCTTAAGTTTTATTTTTCTAAAAAACTCTTTCCCGGCACACTTCTCAACAGCGGCTCCGGCT
Proteins encoded in this window:
- a CDS encoding Rrf2 family transcriptional regulator, whose product is MLITKRNEYALQAMIILARQEKGRPLAASALAKQLKTTPAFMSKIAQQLAKSGLLTTKRGKAGGLFLGRPASRILVKDIFAAVDGALSVSVCMNQGRCNHHVCPIYPALTKLQKDLDDKLNLAKLSTFI